One genomic region from Salvia hispanica cultivar TCC Black 2014 chromosome 2, UniMelb_Shisp_WGS_1.0, whole genome shotgun sequence encodes:
- the LOC125203641 gene encoding paired amphipathic helix protein Sin3-like 2 yields MLLFFFVFGGVSTQKLTTDDALSYLKQVKIMFQGQRDKYDRFLDVLNDFKSQRGCEITLIGEDEAPTKRTFDEALSFVNKIKKRFQTDGHVYESFLDILKMHREEHRGIAEFYQEVAMLFDGHADLLDEFTRFLPDT; encoded by the exons ATGCTGCTGTTTTTCTTCGTCTTCGGTGGTGTTAGTACACAAAAGCTAACTACGGATGACGCCTTGAGTTATCTTAAGCAAGTTAAGATAATGTTCCAAGGCCAAAGGGATAAGTATGACAGGTTCCTTGACGTCTTGAATGATTTCAAGTCTCAAAG GGGCTGTGAAATCACCCTCATTGGAGAAGACGAGGCTCCAACAAAACGGACGTTTGATGAGGCTCTCAGttttgtgaataaaattaaG AAACGGTTTCAAACTGATGGTCATGTCTATGAATCTTTCCTAGACATCTTGAAGATGCACCGAGAGGAACACAGGGGGATAGCTGAGTTCTACCAAGAG GTTGCAATGCTTTTTGATGGTCATGCCGATCTTCTCGATGAGTTTACCAGATTTCTTCCCGATACTTGA
- the LOC125203850 gene encoding paired amphipathic helix protein Sin3-like 3, whose amino-acid sequence MDQEESIRILSDRILYFEFFGGGGSTQKRTKGDALTYLKQVKDVFGDEGEKYIRFLDVMKDFKAQRIDVAGVIGSVKELFKGHPNLIQGFNTFLPKGCEISLTGEDEAPPKRTLEFDAAFSFVNKVKKRFQNDDSVYKSFLDILEMYRDEHRGITEVYQEVATLIGDHVDLLDEFTRFLPVTAAAYASERGAHYSHN is encoded by the exons ATGGATCAAG AAGAATCCATCAGAATTCTGTCTGACAGAATTCTATATTTCGAATtctttggtggtggtggtagtACACAAAAGCGAACCAAGGGTGACGCCTTAACTTATCTTAAGCAAGTTAAGGATGTGTTCGGAGATGAAGGGGAAAAGTACATTAGGTTCCTTGACGTCATGAAAGATTTCAAGGCTCAAAG GATTGATGTTGCTGGCGTGATTGGGAGTGTGAAGGAGTTGTTTAAAGGACACCCTAATTTAATCCAAGGATTTAATACATTCTTGCCAAAGGGCTGTGAAATTAGCCTCACTGGAGAAGATGAGGCTCCACCAAAAAGGACACTTGAGTTTGATGCTGCTTTCAGTTTTGTGAATAAAGTTAAG AAACGGTTTCAAAATGATGATAGTGTTTATAAATCTTTCCTAGACATCTTGGAGATGTACCGAGACGAACACAGGGGGATAACTGAGGTCTACCAAGAG GTTGCAACACTTATTGGTGATCATGTCGATCTTCTCGATGAGTTTACCAGATTTCTCCCTGTTACTGCTGCGGCATATGCTTCAGAGAGGGGTGCTCATTATTCACATAATTAA